One Negativicoccus succinicivorans genomic window, CAAAGGTAATGTTGGGCAAGATAGTAGTGTGTAGCAAATTTATAGTGATATGGTAAAGGAGGAAGTTCTATGCAAGAGATCAGAGAATGTATTTATAAGTTTACTCCCGATATGCAGCCGGTTGCGACAGCTAAACCGGGTGAAGTGGTCAAATTTATAACCAAAGACTGCTACGACGGTCAGGTGCAAAAGCCGACGGATATTGCGGAAACGGTGGATTGGCAACATACGAATCCGGCGACCGGCCCACTTTACATCGAAGGCGCGGAACCGGGCGACGCGCTGGCGGTCGATATTTTGGATGTCACGGTGGCCGACCAGGGCGCGGTATGTTCGATTCCCGAATGCGGTCCATTTTGCGAAAAAAGCGAATTGCGCACGCACATTATGCGCATTGAAAACGGTTTGGTGCATTGGGACGCCAATGATATGGTATGGCCGTTGGATACGATGGTCGGCGTGATCGGTGTCGCGACTGATGAAAAAGAAATCTCTACCGGTTTTGTGGGAAATCACGGCGGCAATATGGATAGCCGCATCATCAAAAAAGGCGTAACGGTTTGGTTCCCGGTACGTGTTAAAGGCGGACTGCTGGCCATGGGCGATCTGCATGCCACGATGGCGGACGGCGAAGTTTGCGGCAACGGGATTGAAATCGCCGGTGAAGTGATCGTGCGCGTGCGTCTTTTGAAAAACTTCAAGCTGAATTGGACGGTTACGGAAACCAAAGATGCGTACTTTG contains:
- a CDS encoding acetamidase/formamidase family protein, translating into MQEIRECIYKFTPDMQPVATAKPGEVVKFITKDCYDGQVQKPTDIAETVDWQHTNPATGPLYIEGAEPGDALAVDILDVTVADQGAVCSIPECGPFCEKSELRTHIMRIENGLVHWDANDMVWPLDTMVGVIGVATDEKEISTGFVGNHGGNMDSRIIKKGVTVWFPVRVKGGLLAMGDLHATMADGEVCGNGIEIAGEVIVRVRLLKNFKLNWTVTETKDAYFVNTCGPTCDDAIREGYLELHRLISDAYDLDYTDTAMYMSIQGYLCANQACLVEEAGGDSFRVGTPKVLNKKPLIG